In Fibrobacter sp., the genomic stretch TTTGTTCCTGTTTTGGGATTGATTGTCGCATGCCATGCCTCTGGCGAGAATGGCGACAAGCCCGCGGACGGAACGCTTGGCGGGAACGCTTCGACCGACGGAAGCGCGCTGGCGGTTCCCGAGAACCCGTATGCTGGGCTGGAACAGATTGCGTCTGCCGATTTCCATAACCGCGTCGTGCGTGCGGACCGCGCGAAGAAGAGCATGGAAGATACGACCCTTGCGACGAACGTGCGCGATTACGCGAAGGCAGCTTACTTCTACTATACCGAAAATTGGGACAGCGCCTATGCGGCCTACGACGGCCTGCGCGCCCGCGACCCGAAGCTGGAATCCGAAGTCGTGCTCCGCATGGCGAGGTCCAGGTTCAACCAGGAAGATTTCTCCGGAATGCGTTCGGCGCTTGCGTTGGGCAAGAAGTTCGAGAAGAACGCCGTGTTTGCGAAAACTGCGGCTCGGCTCCGCGTGGAAGCCGCCCTTGCGGATTCGTCGCTGAAGGAATCATCGCGCGCCGACTCCCTGAAGGCTTTCTTGGACAAGTACCCCAAGGGCGACGATGCCGCGGTGCTCAAGTACCGCTATGCGATGTATTTAGAACAAAATAAGCAACAGAAGCAGGCGAAGCGTCTTTACATGCAGTTGCTTGCGACATCGACGCCGTACCGCGATTCTGCCTTTATCGCAGTCCGCAGGCTCCGCTCGGTGCAGGCGGCCCCGGAATCGCTTGCCGAGAAGGTCGCATACGCCAAGATGGCCTGCGCGAAGGACGAGGCGTCGAACTGCATGGGCCTTTTGGATTCCATCGCGATTATGGACCGCGATATGGTGCAGTCGCAGCCGGAAACCGCGGTGGCGCCTTCGACGGATTCCCTGCAGGCGCTGTTGCCGGCAAGTACGCTCGATATGAATACGCGAATCGTCTTGTGGGAAAAACGCGGCAATGCCTTGAAGGCCCTGAACCGCACCGACGAGGCGGCGAACCAGTTCAAGTTCCTCGTGGATTCCGTGGAGGCGCGCCCCGTGTGGATCCAGGCGGCACTCCGCCTGCTCCGTAGCGCTACCAAGAAGAACACGAAGGAAATCCGCCGGCTCGACGCGATGCTGCAGGATGCGAGCCAGTTCAGCAAGGAAAACGCGAACAACCTGTGGGTGAAGGGCTTCGAATACGAGCAGAAGGAAAATTACGACAGCGCGGTGGTGTGCTTCAAGAAGTTGGCCAATCCGCGTTTCAAGAACAACGTAAAGCGCCAGTGGGCGAAGTTCCGCATTGGCTTCATCTACTTCAAGCAGGAAAAATGGGCCGAGGCCGAGCAGGCGTTTATCGAAGCGACCAAGGAACCCTTCCTGTGGAGCGGCAGCGGCGCCCGCATGTTCCTGGGCGATACCTACATGAAGCTGGGGAAGGATTCGCTCGCTCGCGAGGCCTACCTCGACTGCATCCGCGATTTCCCGCTGGCCTACTATGCGCACAAGAGCCGCATGAAGCTGGTGGAATACAAACTCATGGAAGCTTCCGAGGTGCCGTATGCCCGCGGGATTGCGATGTCGCCCGAAGAGGCGCTCGCCTGGGTGCGCAACCTCCAGAAGAACGAGAAGGCCGACCCGACGTATACGCCGGAGCGTTACAACCGCATCAAGACGCTTTTCCAGTACGGGTTCAGCGACGAGGCTTTCGCCCTGTACGACGAGGCGCGCAAGAAGAATGCGAAGCGGCTGGATTTCTTGTACGAATACGGCAAGCTGTTCTACGACATGGGCGAGATTGCCGCGGGTTACAGGCTCGCACGCCAGTTCCAGGCCCAGATAGACCGCCGCAAATTGATGGCGCCTCCCATCGACGTGCTGCATTATCTGTTCCCGGTGCCGTACACGGACCAGGTGAAGTTCCATTCCGGATCGCGCATCGACCCGTTCTTCGTGTACAGCGTGATGCGTCAGGAATCCATATTCGATTACCAGATTACATCGCCTGCGGGCGCGTGCGGGCTGTTGCAGATTATGCCTGCGACCGGCAAGATGC encodes the following:
- a CDS encoding lytic transglycosylase domain-containing protein; translated protein: MSFFKSVLFRRFVPVLGLIVACHASGENGDKPADGTLGGNASTDGSALAVPENPYAGLEQIASADFHNRVVRADRAKKSMEDTTLATNVRDYAKAAYFYYTENWDSAYAAYDGLRARDPKLESEVVLRMARSRFNQEDFSGMRSALALGKKFEKNAVFAKTAARLRVEAALADSSLKESSRADSLKAFLDKYPKGDDAAVLKYRYAMYLEQNKQQKQAKRLYMQLLATSTPYRDSAFIAVRRLRSVQAAPESLAEKVAYAKMACAKDEASNCMGLLDSIAIMDRDMVQSQPETAVAPSTDSLQALLPASTLDMNTRIVLWEKRGNALKALNRTDEAANQFKFLVDSVEARPVWIQAALRLLRSATKKNTKEIRRLDAMLQDASQFSKENANNLWVKGFEYEQKENYDSAVVCFKKLANPRFKNNVKRQWAKFRIGFIYFKQEKWAEAEQAFIEATKEPFLWSGSGARMFLGDTYMKLGKDSLAREAYLDCIRDFPLAYYAHKSRMKLVEYKLMEASEVPYARGIAMSPEEALAWVRNLQKNEKADPTYTPERYNRIKTLFQYGFSDEAFALYDEARKKNAKRLDFLYEYGKLFYDMGEIAAGYRLARQFQAQIDRRKLMAPPIDVLHYLFPVPYTDQVKFHSGSRIDPFFVYSVMRQESIFDYQITSPAGACGLLQIMPATGKMLAKQESLETFDPSQLYNPYMNIRLGIRYLVDLKAQYSDDYMYVLGNYNAGPKPTKRWQAAGEGKPWDIRAEEISYWETRDYVKRVMGNYWIYQEIYDGI